The following coding sequences are from one Treponema bryantii window:
- a CDS encoding SH3 domain-containing protein has translation MIKKIYSCILIISLTFLSFAHNFKENEIDKFVKIPISSMDFALHYNFDAYEGESPTGIIISHNGDLIISTNYKNEQDLFIQYVYKDKKIVDKIYMDDYFSNVINQNGYILNNSAIYQTKTNIQYIDKGEFSKVFRRINQINKITYFIDNIIVYENNSSEGNKEISFFLIENNTISKEISEDEISFYLKKSNGLYEYDKINKNILKNGMIWSPMRGDSKGKFLGKLKSGHNIFKTDLNEVEIINCIGEKELSFTLELNNFDVCSLGNYGEFYILSSPELIYSDNYSYAKDGDFSELFTYRIHLKSFGILNDDKIRLRKGPGTNTESLGTYPIKTGFRILEKSGVKQTIGGVTDEWVKVRLLDGTEGYFFGQYVQNLYDGPGTPLPWPNVPDWD, from the coding sequence ATGATAAAAAAAATATATAGTTGTATTTTGATAATTTCTTTAACATTTTTGAGTTTTGCACATAATTTTAAGGAAAATGAAATAGATAAGTTTGTAAAAATTCCAATATCTTCAATGGATTTTGCATTACATTATAATTTTGATGCTTATGAGGGCGAATCTCCAACTGGGATAATAATTTCGCATAATGGAGATTTAATTATTTCAACCAACTATAAAAATGAGCAAGATTTATTTATACAATATGTCTATAAAGATAAAAAAATAGTTGATAAAATATATATGGATGATTATTTTTCGAATGTAATTAATCAAAATGGTTACATTCTAAATAATTCTGCAATTTATCAAACAAAAACAAATATTCAATATATTGATAAAGGTGAGTTCTCAAAAGTTTTTCGACGAATAAATCAAATCAATAAAATTACCTATTTTATTGATAATATTATCGTCTATGAAAATAATTCATCTGAGGGTAATAAAGAAATTTCATTTTTCTTAATTGAAAATAATACAATTTCAAAAGAAATTTCAGAAGATGAAATTTCTTTTTACTTAAAAAAATCGAATGGTTTATATGAATACGATAAAATAAATAAAAATATATTAAAAAATGGTATGATATGGTCACCTATGAGAGGTGATAGTAAAGGAAAATTTCTTGGCAAATTAAAATCAGGACATAATATTTTTAAAACAGACTTAAATGAAGTTGAAATTATAAATTGTATTGGAGAAAAAGAATTATCTTTTACTTTAGAATTAAATAATTTTGATGTATGTAGTTTGGGTAATTATGGTGAATTTTATATTTTATCTTCTCCAGAATTAATTTATTCAGATAATTATAGTTATGCAAAAGATGGTGATTTTTCCGAGTTATTTACTTATAGAATTCATCTAAAAAGTTTCGGAATACTTAATGATGACAAAATCCGTCTAAGAAAAGGACCTGGAACAAATACTGAGAGTTTAGGAACCTATCCAATAAAGACTGGTTTCAGAATTTTGGAAAAAAGTGGTGTAAAACAAACTATTGGTGGTGTTACTGACGAATGGGTAAAAGTGCGACTTTTGGATGGAACAGAAGGTTATTTCTTTGGTCAGTATGTACAAAATCTTTATGATGGTCCAGGAACTCCATTACCATGGCCTAATGTTCCAGATTGGGATTAA
- a CDS encoding toll/interleukin-1 receptor domain-containing protein has product MKVFISWSGDLSHKVAIVIRDWITSILQFVEPYVSSEDIDKGVRWSSDISKELDNSKFGILCVTKENFEAPWLNFEAGALGKSFESGRVSPFLFGIERSEVKGPILQFQSTIYDKDDVLKLIKSINQANIEKPLDEALIDKSFDLWWPKFKEELDKIEIKENSKTKKTQNKTDSVLEEILELSRRNQRLLNNPERLLPQEYLEMIVNRNRSYSGVRTYNHPVFRDLFLNYHELEDLVIQKLNLNPDITEENIKEIFEPLRRLGECIRYIERHSDFPNVKTGSRLRSFSTENFDNV; this is encoded by the coding sequence ATGAAAGTATTTATTAGTTGGTCTGGCGATTTAAGTCATAAAGTTGCAATAGTAATTAGGGATTGGATTACATCTATTCTTCAATTTGTAGAACCTTATGTTTCTTCAGAAGATATTGATAAAGGTGTTCGATGGTCTTCTGATATCTCAAAAGAATTAGACAATTCTAAATTTGGAATTTTGTGTGTAACTAAAGAAAACTTTGAAGCTCCATGGTTAAATTTTGAAGCTGGAGCTTTGGGAAAAAGTTTTGAAAGCGGAAGAGTATCTCCTTTTTTATTTGGTATTGAAAGATCAGAAGTAAAAGGTCCGATTTTACAATTTCAATCTACAATTTATGATAAAGATGATGTATTAAAATTAATAAAGTCAATTAATCAGGCAAATATTGAAAAACCACTAGATGAAGCATTGATTGATAAGTCTTTTGATTTATGGTGGCCAAAATTTAAAGAAGAACTTGATAAAATAGAAATAAAAGAAAATTCTAAAACAAAGAAAACTCAGAATAAAACTGATTCTGTATTAGAGGAAATATTGGAATTAAGTCGTAGAAATCAAAGATTATTAAATAATCCAGAAAGATTGCTTCCTCAAGAATATTTGGAGATGATTGTAAACAGGAATAGAAGTTATTCTGGCGTAAGAACGTATAACCATCCGGTATTTAGAGATCTGTTTCTTAATTATCATGAATTAGAGGATTTAGTAATTCAAAAATTAAATCTTAATCCAGATATAACTGAAGAGAATATAAAAGAAATCTTTGAACCACTTAGAAGACTTGGTGAATGTATTAGATATATTGAACGGCATAGTGATTTTCCAAATGTAAAAACAGGTAGCAGGCTTCGTAGTTTTTCAACAGAAAATTTTGATAATGTCTAA
- the gspG gene encoding type II secretion system major pseudopilin GspG, producing MKKKYKKYSEGWSFVETLIVMAIVLILTAAVGFSAIKQIEKARVVTAKSQIETFSLALDSYYMDVGAYPTSEQGLEALFTKPVSLSNNNWDGPYITKAVPKDPWGNDYQYIIPGENGLPYGISSLGKDGMEGGEGKDADIRSWE from the coding sequence ATGAAAAAGAAATATAAAAAATATTCAGAAGGATGGTCTTTTGTTGAGACCCTTATTGTAATGGCAATTGTTCTCATTCTTACTGCTGCTGTTGGGTTTAGTGCAATTAAGCAGATTGAGAAGGCTCGTGTCGTTACTGCAAAAAGTCAGATTGAAACTTTTTCACTGGCGCTGGATTCTTACTATATGGATGTAGGTGCTTATCCAACTTCAGAACAAGGACTTGAAGCTCTCTTTACAAAACCTGTATCACTTTCGAATAATAATTGGGATGGTCCTTATATTACAAAAGCTGTTCCAAAAGATCCATGGGGTAATGATTATCAGTATATAATTCCTGGAGAAAATGGGCTTCCTTATGGAATTTCATCTTTGGGTAAAGATGGAATGGAAGGTGGAGAAGGTAAGGATGCGGATATCAGATCCTGGGAATAA